In Mycolicibacterium tusciae JS617, one genomic interval encodes:
- a CDS encoding LysR substrate-binding domain-containing protein — protein MDLNLLRVLDALLQESSVTAAAQRLGTSPPSVSRYLSRLRRMSGDPLLVRAGQGLVPTPRAADIRDQLHALLDQADQILRPGTEFDPTKIERTFTVQVSDLFLTGVAVPLLETLQREAPGVNVIFRPEALEGTQALRDGDIDVELGVLSHLDPETHHRSLVTTSMLGIARDTNALFDAPISAQRFADAAHIGISRLAKTRGPIDDALAELGLRRRVAVVVPSHTSAMLLARSTNLIALTAPVWFPSVTPDFGLRTFPIPLELPTVQIGLAWHPRNHADPAHQWFRQRLCETFNGSQPTTALTGDTG, from the coding sequence GTGGACCTGAACTTGTTGCGGGTTCTCGACGCGTTGTTGCAGGAGAGCAGCGTCACTGCCGCGGCGCAGCGGTTGGGAACGTCTCCTCCATCGGTGAGTCGGTACCTGTCCAGGCTGCGCCGCATGAGCGGAGATCCGCTCCTGGTTCGCGCCGGCCAGGGTTTGGTACCCACACCACGCGCCGCTGACATCCGTGACCAACTACACGCGCTGCTCGACCAGGCGGATCAAATCCTGCGCCCGGGAACGGAATTCGATCCTACTAAGATCGAACGGACGTTCACCGTCCAGGTGTCCGACCTATTTCTTACCGGCGTGGCGGTGCCGCTTCTGGAAACCCTGCAGCGAGAGGCCCCCGGAGTCAACGTCATTTTCCGGCCCGAGGCGCTGGAAGGTACTCAGGCACTACGGGACGGCGACATCGACGTCGAACTCGGAGTCCTGTCACATCTAGACCCCGAAACCCACCACCGCAGCCTCGTCACAACCTCCATGCTGGGGATAGCGCGGGATACCAACGCGTTGTTCGACGCCCCGATCAGTGCCCAGCGGTTCGCCGATGCCGCGCACATCGGCATCTCAAGGCTGGCCAAGACCCGTGGACCGATCGACGACGCACTCGCCGAGCTCGGTTTGCGCCGTCGGGTCGCGGTGGTGGTCCCCAGCCACACCAGCGCGATGCTGCTCGCACGCTCCACCAACCTGATAGCACTCACAGCACCGGTCTGGTTTCCGTCAGTCACGCCCGACTTCGGACTCAGGACTTTCCCCATTCCCCTCGAACTGCCGACCGTCCAAATCGGGCTAGCCTGGCATCCGCGAAATCACGCCGATCCCGCACACCAATGGTTCCGCCAGCGCCTGTGCGAGACATTCAACGGCTCACAACCAACAACCGCCCTCACCGGTGACACCGGCTAG
- a CDS encoding tautomerase family protein, with the protein MPIIEITLIEGRPPNMLREFAHAVTQAAHDLLDAPAESVRVIVHPVPPGMFFVGGKHRSALLDSTPPQDSR; encoded by the coding sequence GTGCCCATCATCGAGATCACGCTGATTGAAGGACGACCTCCAAACATGCTGCGTGAGTTCGCTCATGCCGTCACCCAGGCTGCCCACGATCTGCTCGACGCGCCCGCCGAGTCGGTGCGTGTCATCGTCCATCCGGTACCGCCAGGCATGTTCTTCGTCGGTGGTAAGCACCGAAGCGCCCTCCTAGACTCCACACCCCCGCAGGACTCCCGGTGA
- a CDS encoding 2-keto-4-pentenoate hydratase has product MTISGIAARLDTARRERSAIAPFSDTDPSFELELGYRVQHHRRQGRPLAGWKLGLTAHVKQRQVGVDTPLYGFLDAADGLNLGQPLPIDTLIAPRAEPEIVFVLGDDLAGPHITTADVLTATAAVAAGIEIIDSRYEDYRFTAADLAADNVSAGRYLVGPPQLPQGLELDLLGAVLSKNGDVIATAAGAAVMGHPAAAVAWLARRLHADGEAGLRCGQVIFAGGLTAAVPVAAGDTITVDIGQLGRITQSFT; this is encoded by the coding sequence ATGACCATCAGCGGCATCGCCGCCCGACTCGACACCGCACGCCGCGAGCGCTCGGCGATCGCACCGTTCAGCGACACCGATCCCAGTTTCGAGCTCGAGCTGGGCTACCGCGTGCAGCATCATCGTCGCCAAGGTCGCCCGCTCGCCGGCTGGAAGCTGGGCTTGACTGCACACGTCAAACAGCGCCAAGTCGGTGTGGACACACCCTTGTACGGATTTCTCGATGCTGCCGATGGGCTCAACCTGGGCCAACCACTACCGATCGATACCTTGATCGCACCGCGTGCCGAACCCGAAATCGTCTTCGTCCTCGGCGATGACCTCGCCGGCCCGCACATCACCACCGCCGACGTTCTCACCGCAACTGCCGCAGTGGCCGCAGGGATCGAGATCATCGATTCACGCTATGAGGATTACCGTTTTACCGCAGCGGATCTGGCCGCCGACAATGTCTCTGCGGGGCGCTACCTCGTCGGGCCGCCACAGCTACCGCAAGGACTCGAACTGGACCTCCTCGGCGCCGTGCTCAGCAAAAACGGTGACGTCATCGCCACCGCGGCGGGCGCCGCGGTGATGGGCCATCCCGCCGCCGCGGTGGCCTGGCTTGCGCGCCGGCTCCACGCCGACGGTGAAGCGGGATTGCGCTGCGGGCAAGTCATCTTCGCGGGTGGGCTCACTGCGGCTGTCCCCGTCGCCGCGGGGGACACCATCACCGTCGATATCGGGCAACTTGGCCGTATCACACAGAGCTTTACCTAG
- a CDS encoding 2-keto-4-pentenoate hydratase — protein MHPAMTAQDGYAVQRELTALLHDTGERTTGFKIGLTSRAMQTSLGVSTPDYGPVLSSSTCDSGVTLDFGDFIAPRVECEIALVLDQDLVGPGITALDIRRAAGGAVAALEVVDSRIQNWRLQLPDTIADLASFGAAVLSNQVVSLHDLDLKTLGAALMINGSNTATGAGAASLGDPLKAAAWLVNTLGEHDIICPAGCFILTGALHAAIPLNPGDVVSGLFSGLGAVSLQLTKPAQPQ, from the coding sequence TTGCACCCCGCCATGACGGCGCAGGATGGATACGCGGTGCAACGAGAACTCACCGCCTTGTTGCACGACACAGGCGAGCGCACAACCGGTTTCAAGATCGGGCTAACCTCGCGAGCGATGCAGACCAGTCTCGGAGTAAGTACCCCCGACTACGGGCCGGTGCTGTCATCCTCGACATGTGACAGTGGTGTCACGCTCGACTTTGGTGACTTCATCGCACCGCGGGTCGAATGTGAGATTGCTCTGGTGCTCGATCAAGACCTCGTCGGACCAGGGATCACCGCGCTGGACATCCGGCGCGCCGCAGGCGGTGCTGTAGCCGCTCTCGAGGTCGTCGACTCCCGTATTCAAAACTGGAGGTTGCAGTTGCCCGACACCATCGCCGACCTTGCCTCGTTCGGCGCCGCAGTGCTGTCCAACCAGGTGGTGAGCCTGCATGACCTCGACCTGAAGACACTGGGTGCCGCTCTGATGATCAACGGCAGCAACACCGCCACGGGCGCGGGAGCGGCCAGCCTCGGCGATCCGCTAAAGGCTGCTGCCTGGCTGGTCAATACTCTTGGTGAACACGACATCATCTGCCCGGCTGGTTGTTTTATCCTCACGGGCGCCCTGCACGCCGCGATTCCTCTGAACCCCGGGGACGTCGTGTCCGGCCTGTTCTCCGGTCTGGGCGCCGTATCGCTCCAACTCACAAAACCGGCACAACCACAATGA
- a CDS encoding YncE family protein, producing the protein MTLTTVRESRGGDVLAVVSQSGPTVSFFDAADDTLLDTVELLAEPHELCFDPAQRLLWCTNTYFSGYYHANAGRRTQLTVIDPDTRRVVDTVDLAPEHGPHGLALDSARGRLYVSVEGSDDRTGGVLVIDTASRKVLGRIDTGAPGPHWFVIDPTGEKGYASNKEAPFVSLVDLAAGTFSTVDVPGSEGLAVSKDGSELYVAAPYGSFSQEPTEQRPLSGIRIINTKAGVVVDTLPTENVVFPVCLTSIGVLLAGELRMSAGGSSALGRHAPGRLHAFSPATRERLATVELTGKFPLTITASPDGRLGYVAAVTSSTVDIVDLQTWEVLNSLAIAKRGEPGAHGLAYISRPN; encoded by the coding sequence ATGACTTTGACGACAGTGCGCGAGAGTCGCGGCGGAGACGTGTTAGCGGTCGTCAGCCAGAGCGGCCCGACGGTGTCATTCTTTGACGCCGCCGACGACACCCTCCTCGATACGGTAGAGCTCCTGGCCGAGCCCCATGAGTTGTGTTTCGATCCCGCCCAGCGGTTGCTGTGGTGCACGAACACCTACTTCTCCGGCTACTACCACGCCAATGCTGGGCGTCGCACCCAGCTCACGGTGATCGACCCCGATACTCGCCGCGTCGTCGACACCGTCGACTTGGCTCCCGAACACGGACCGCACGGGTTGGCCCTCGATTCGGCGCGGGGACGCTTGTACGTCAGCGTCGAAGGGTCCGACGACCGCACCGGCGGTGTTCTCGTCATCGACACGGCGAGCCGAAAAGTTCTGGGACGCATCGACACCGGTGCGCCTGGGCCACATTGGTTCGTCATCGATCCCACTGGCGAGAAAGGCTACGCCAGCAACAAGGAGGCCCCGTTTGTGTCGTTGGTCGACCTGGCGGCTGGAACGTTCTCGACAGTGGATGTACCAGGTAGCGAGGGCTTGGCAGTGTCGAAAGACGGCAGCGAACTCTACGTCGCCGCGCCCTACGGTTCCTTCTCCCAAGAGCCGACCGAACAACGTCCGCTCAGCGGCATCCGCATCATCAACACCAAGGCGGGCGTGGTTGTCGATACGTTGCCCACTGAGAACGTGGTGTTCCCGGTGTGTTTGACCAGCATCGGCGTGTTGCTGGCCGGTGAGCTGCGGATGTCCGCGGGTGGTTCATCCGCCCTGGGCAGACATGCTCCTGGCCGGCTCCATGCATTCTCCCCAGCGACGCGGGAGCGGCTCGCAACGGTTGAGCTGACCGGAAAGTTCCCCCTGACGATCACCGCATCACCGGACGGTCGGCTTGGTTACGTCGCCGCCGTCACGTCCTCCACGGTCGACATCGTCGACTTGCAAACCTGGGAGGTGCTCAACAGCCTCGCCATCGCCAAGCGCGGCGAACCCGGAGCGCATGGGCTGGCCTACATTTCGCGGCCGAACTGA
- a CDS encoding HpcH/HpaI aldolase family protein gives MNYFKSRLAERARQHGLWLSLGSATAAEICATAGYDWLLIDCEHAPNDLNSVLSQLHAIEPHTAAVVRPLSSDAAHVKPLLDIGVQNLLVPMIESAEQARELVGAVRYPPSGNRGVATAMIRASGYGRRSNYIPTAHGGLCVMAQIETPTAVTAAAEIAAVDGIDALFVGLYDLCATMGYIDNPTHPDVLNTLAELAATAHRAGTTIGTYAPTAQLAQSAVLAGCKLIAYGSDVGLLARAATDAVTSQRPM, from the coding sequence GTGAACTACTTCAAAAGCCGGCTGGCCGAACGCGCCAGACAGCATGGCCTATGGCTGAGCTTGGGCAGCGCAACCGCTGCCGAGATCTGTGCAACCGCTGGCTACGACTGGCTGCTCATCGACTGCGAACACGCCCCCAATGACCTGAACTCCGTGCTGTCGCAGCTGCACGCGATCGAGCCGCATACCGCCGCGGTGGTCCGCCCGCTCAGCAGCGACGCAGCACACGTCAAGCCGCTGCTGGACATCGGTGTTCAAAATCTGCTGGTGCCCATGATCGAAAGCGCCGAACAGGCCCGTGAACTCGTCGGTGCTGTGCGCTACCCGCCATCGGGCAACCGCGGCGTGGCCACTGCGATGATTCGAGCTTCCGGATACGGACGACGCTCCAACTACATTCCGACAGCGCACGGAGGTCTTTGCGTAATGGCGCAGATCGAAACGCCCACAGCGGTGACGGCGGCAGCCGAAATTGCCGCCGTTGACGGCATTGATGCTCTTTTCGTCGGTCTCTACGACCTGTGCGCCACCATGGGCTATATCGACAATCCCACCCACCCCGACGTGCTGAATACCCTGGCAGAGCTTGCAGCTACCGCACACCGCGCGGGAACAACGATCGGAACATATGCTCCGACAGCGCAATTGGCGCAGTCTGCCGTCCTGGCAGGTTGCAAGCTTATCGCTTACGGCAGCGATGTCGGCCTTCTTGCTCGGGCCGCGACCGATGCGGTCACCTCCCAGCGGCCCATGTAG